A single region of the Lysinibacillus sp. B2A1 genome encodes:
- a CDS encoding transcription antitermination factor NusB — MKRHEAREKALQVLFQLDNTDVTIEEAMEHIKGQPTNVFYEKIVTGTAEHLEVIDATLEKHLEKWSLARLPKIERTVLRLAVYELLYMPETPKRVVLNEAIELCKTFGDEGSSKFVNGVLSKFTEQ, encoded by the coding sequence ATGAAACGACATGAGGCACGCGAAAAAGCGTTGCAAGTTTTGTTTCAGCTGGACAACACTGATGTAACAATCGAAGAAGCAATGGAGCACATTAAAGGTCAGCCAACAAATGTCTTCTATGAAAAAATTGTTACTGGAACAGCTGAACATTTGGAGGTAATTGATGCTACTTTAGAGAAGCATCTTGAAAAGTGGTCACTTGCCCGTCTGCCTAAAATTGAGAGAACAGTTTTACGCTTAGCTGTATATGAGCTTTTATACATGCCTGAAACACCAAAAAGAGTAGTACTGAATGAAGCAATTGAGCTATGCAAAACATTTGGCGATGAAGGATCGTCAAAATTTGTTAATGGCGTACTTTCTAAATTTACAGAACAATAA
- a CDS encoding bifunctional methylenetetrahydrofolate dehydrogenase/methenyltetrahydrofolate cyclohydrolase FolD, with translation MSSAIINGKEIGQAIRQSVAERVASLKEQGLTPGLAVVLVGDNQASATYVRNKQKSCEEIGMFSELIKLPEETTQEELLAQIEHLNTREDIHGILVQLPLPKHIDEDTVIATIAVDKDVDGFSPVSVGKMMLGQETFLPCTPFGVMKLLEYSGIEIAGKHAVIVGRSHIVGKPMGQLLLQKDATVTYTHSKTPDLPSFTKQADILIAAVGRANFITKEHVKEGAVVIDVGINRDEDNKLCGDVNYNEVDGIASHITPVPGGVGPMTITMLLFNTVQAAENKLANKVKL, from the coding sequence ATGTCAAGTGCGATTATTAATGGTAAAGAAATTGGTCAAGCTATTCGTCAATCAGTAGCAGAGCGTGTAGCTAGCTTAAAAGAGCAAGGTTTGACACCAGGCTTAGCGGTCGTTTTAGTGGGGGACAACCAAGCTTCGGCTACATATGTGAGAAATAAGCAAAAATCATGTGAAGAAATTGGTATGTTTTCAGAGCTGATAAAGCTGCCTGAAGAAACGACACAGGAAGAATTACTGGCACAAATTGAACACTTAAATACTCGTGAAGATATTCATGGCATTTTAGTACAATTACCACTTCCAAAACATATCGATGAGGATACTGTTATTGCCACAATTGCTGTGGATAAAGACGTGGATGGATTCTCTCCAGTAAGTGTTGGGAAAATGATGCTTGGCCAGGAAACATTTTTACCATGCACACCATTCGGGGTTATGAAGCTTCTTGAGTATTCAGGAATCGAAATTGCAGGGAAACACGCAGTCATCGTTGGACGCAGTCATATCGTTGGTAAACCGATGGGACAACTTCTGCTGCAAAAGGATGCAACGGTCACTTATACGCATTCAAAAACACCAGATTTACCTTCATTCACAAAGCAAGCAGATATTTTAATTGCTGCTGTTGGACGTGCCAACTTTATTACGAAGGAGCATGTAAAAGAAGGCGCTGTTGTAATTGATGTGGGCATTAATCGCGACGAAGATAACAAACTTTGCGGAGATGTAAACTATAATGAAGTTGATGGTATCGCATCACATATTACACCTGTACCAGGCGGTGTGGGACCAATGACTATTACCATGTTACTATTCAACACAGTACAAGCAGCTGAAAATAAGCTTGCAAATAAAGTTAAACTATAA
- a CDS encoding UDP pyrophosphate phosphatase, producing MENIDLILIIKHIIIGLVQGFTEPIPVSSSGHVMIASEILGLGEQGFTFAILTNTASLLAIVYIYRKDIVRLISHFFLFLKTGEKRYKADFRFAIFIVIGTIPAGVLGVLFSDVIADNVSMTTIALMLFVTGIALWIIRNMRGTKKDADLTVKDAVIVGLGQAVALTPGISRSGATIISAIAVGMKQDTALRFSFMLYIPISLGGVVLGITDFLDEPDKGTLAIPYVATFIATLFMTYFAMRWFMGIMKSGKLSYFTYYCFLVGTLLLIFY from the coding sequence ATGGAAAACATAGATCTCATACTGATTATCAAGCACATTATTATTGGACTTGTACAAGGCTTCACGGAGCCAATACCTGTGTCGTCGAGTGGTCATGTCATGATTGCAAGTGAAATTCTTGGTCTAGGTGAGCAAGGCTTTACTTTTGCTATTTTAACAAATACCGCTTCATTATTGGCCATTGTCTATATCTATCGTAAGGATATTGTTCGGCTTATTTCACACTTTTTCCTCTTTCTTAAAACCGGTGAAAAGCGCTATAAGGCAGATTTTCGTTTTGCCATTTTTATCGTAATTGGCACGATTCCAGCAGGCGTTTTAGGTGTTTTATTTAGTGATGTCATTGCGGACAATGTTAGCATGACAACGATTGCCCTTATGCTGTTTGTAACAGGTATTGCTCTTTGGATTATTCGCAATATGCGAGGCACAAAAAAGGATGCAGATTTGACTGTGAAAGATGCTGTCATTGTTGGTTTAGGTCAGGCAGTAGCACTCACACCGGGTATCAGTCGCTCTGGAGCAACGATTATATCAGCTATTGCTGTGGGCATGAAGCAGGATACAGCCCTGCGTTTTTCATTTATGCTTTATATACCAATTAGCCTTGGTGGTGTTGTGCTTGGGATTACAGATTTTTTAGATGAACCCGATAAAGGTACATTAGCTATTCCATATGTAGCGACATTTATTGCTACATTATTCATGACTTATTTTGCAATGCGTTGGTTTATGGGCATTATGAAAAGCGGTAAGCTTAGTTACTTTACTTATTATTGTTTTCTTGTAGGTACGCTCTTATTAATATTTTATTAA
- a CDS encoding exodeoxyribonuclease VII large subunit — protein MSSASYLTVKALTKYIKRKFDADPHLREVYVKGELSNVKIHQSGHIYFTLKDDGARIAATMFKTAATKLAFEPKEGMQVFIRGDVNVYEGYGTYQLYVQEMQPDGVGSLFVAFNQLKEQLQKEGLFKPEWKQPIPRFPERIGVLTSTTGAAIRDICTTLKRRYPLAEILIYPTLVQGGQAAPNIVQNIEQANLNAYCDVLIVGRGGGSIEDLWAFNEEIVARAIFSSHIPIISAVGHETDTTIADFVADLRAPTPTAAAEMAVPDQQDLFQRVLTQKSQLHQMVRAQLMAERQRLNKLQQSYPLSMPERLYRTFTEKLAQLESDLQKAMQVDLMKKGAQLQQLHSAIEQHSPKKALTFYQRELETRIQQLTRASTQYVTKQKHQFEATIRTLEALNPLAILTRGFTVAYKDQQMIKSSAEVKQQDQLTLTFHDGKVIAEVTKILPKNEGE, from the coding sequence ATGTCATCTGCTTCTTATTTAACGGTAAAAGCATTAACAAAATATATTAAACGAAAATTTGATGCCGATCCACATTTACGTGAGGTGTATGTCAAGGGAGAGCTATCGAATGTTAAAATTCATCAATCTGGACATATCTATTTTACATTAAAGGATGATGGTGCTCGAATAGCGGCTACAATGTTTAAAACGGCAGCCACTAAATTAGCGTTTGAACCCAAGGAAGGAATGCAAGTATTTATCCGGGGTGATGTAAACGTTTACGAGGGCTACGGTACCTATCAGCTATATGTACAGGAGATGCAGCCTGATGGGGTTGGTAGCTTATTTGTTGCCTTTAACCAATTAAAAGAGCAATTACAAAAAGAAGGTCTTTTTAAACCAGAATGGAAACAGCCGATTCCAAGATTTCCAGAAAGAATTGGTGTCTTGACATCTACAACGGGGGCAGCGATTCGAGATATTTGTACAACGTTAAAACGACGTTACCCACTTGCTGAAATATTGATTTATCCAACGCTGGTTCAGGGGGGACAAGCTGCACCAAATATCGTTCAAAATATTGAACAAGCAAATCTCAATGCTTATTGTGATGTTCTCATCGTTGGACGAGGTGGAGGATCAATAGAAGATTTATGGGCATTTAATGAGGAGATTGTGGCCCGTGCTATTTTTAGTAGCCACATACCTATTATTAGTGCTGTTGGTCATGAAACGGATACGACAATTGCGGATTTTGTGGCAGATTTACGTGCACCTACACCAACTGCTGCTGCTGAAATGGCTGTACCTGATCAACAGGATTTATTTCAGCGTGTACTGACACAAAAATCGCAGCTTCATCAAATGGTGAGGGCGCAACTTATGGCTGAGCGACAACGTCTAAATAAGCTCCAACAGTCTTATCCTTTATCAATGCCAGAAAGACTATATCGTACGTTTACTGAAAAACTAGCTCAGCTCGAATCAGACTTACAAAAAGCCATGCAAGTAGATTTGATGAAAAAAGGTGCACAGCTTCAGCAGCTACATAGTGCTATCGAACAGCATTCACCAAAAAAGGCACTCACTTTTTATCAACGTGAGCTAGAAACACGAATTCAACAATTAACACGTGCTTCCACACAATATGTGACGAAGCAAAAACATCAATTTGAGGCAACCATTCGAACTTTAGAAGCTTTGAACCCACTTGCCATTTTAACAAGGGGTTTTACAGTAGCTTATAAAGATCAACAAATGATTAAATCATCCGCTGAAGTCAAACAGCAGGATCAGTTAACCTTGACCTTCCATGATGGAAAGGTTATCGCTGAAGTGACAAAAATCTTGCCAAAGAATGAGGGGGAATAA
- the xseB gene encoding exodeoxyribonuclease VII small subunit has translation MAEKQQTFAEAMTALEEIVRQLEQGDVPLENAIDLYKQGMELSQFCHSKLQHAEEQLISIVQETGETTAFDPLKGEN, from the coding sequence ATGGCAGAGAAACAACAGACTTTCGCGGAAGCAATGACAGCGCTTGAGGAAATAGTCCGTCAGCTAGAGCAAGGTGATGTACCATTGGAAAACGCGATTGATTTATATAAGCAAGGAATGGAGCTATCACAATTTTGCCATAGTAAACTGCAACATGCGGAGGAGCAACTGATATCTATTGTCCAAGAGACAGGTGAAACGACTGCATTTGATCCATTAAAGGGAGAGAATTAA
- a CDS encoding farnesyl-diphosphate synthase produces MNEQLKHFIESNIPQVEAEMYALVEKIDAPADLKESMLYSLKAGGKRIRPLFVLAVLELFNKDLKDGLTVGSVIEIIHTYSLIHDDLPSMDNDDFRRGKPTNHKVYGEALATLAGDALNTLAFGILARMNVSAEKRIELVNLLSIAAGAEGMVGGQVLDMEGEQRQLNIAELEHVHINKTGALLRFSIEAGAVLADVSPEDRATLKKYAHHIGLAFQIQDDILDIEGTTEELGKTAGKDVASDKSTYPALLSLDGAKDKLAEHYQFAIHALDQLQVEVGLLREFAAYIVHRKN; encoded by the coding sequence ATGAATGAGCAATTAAAGCATTTTATTGAAAGCAACATACCACAAGTTGAAGCTGAAATGTATGCACTTGTTGAGAAAATTGATGCACCAGCTGATTTAAAAGAATCAATGCTATATTCACTAAAGGCTGGAGGAAAACGAATTCGTCCACTTTTCGTGTTAGCCGTACTTGAGCTATTTAACAAGGATTTAAAGGATGGATTAACTGTAGGATCGGTTATTGAAATTATCCATACGTATTCATTAATCCATGATGATTTACCTAGCATGGATAATGATGATTTTCGTAGAGGGAAACCGACCAATCATAAAGTATATGGTGAAGCATTAGCAACACTTGCTGGGGATGCATTAAATACGCTTGCATTTGGGATTTTAGCACGCATGAATGTATCTGCTGAAAAACGGATTGAATTGGTTAACCTATTAAGTATAGCCGCTGGCGCAGAAGGTATGGTTGGTGGTCAGGTACTTGATATGGAAGGAGAGCAGCGCCAGTTAAATATAGCTGAGCTTGAGCATGTTCATATCAATAAAACAGGAGCTTTATTACGATTTAGCATTGAAGCAGGAGCGGTATTAGCTGATGTGTCTCCAGAGGATCGAGCAACATTAAAGAAATATGCACATCATATCGGTCTTGCATTCCAAATTCAAGACGATATTTTAGATATTGAGGGCACAACAGAGGAGCTGGGTAAAACAGCAGGTAAGGATGTAGCGAGTGATAAAAGCACATATCCAGCCCTATTATCATTGGATGGAGCGAAGGATAAGTTAGCTGAGCATTACCAGTTTGCCATTCATGCACTTGATCAATTACAGGTCGAAGTTGGTTTACTACGTGAGTTTGCAGCCTATATTGTTCATCGTAAAAACTAA
- a CDS encoding 1-deoxy-D-xylulose-5-phosphate synthase, with protein sequence MDLNKITSPSFLKNLDKKDLEHLAQEIRTFLIEKCSVTGGHIGPNLGVVELTIMLHKMFDSPKDKFLWDVGHQAYVHKILTGRASQFDTLRQFKGLCGFPKLVESEHDEWETGHSSTSLSAAMGMAAARDIKNEKNFVVPIIGDGALTGGMALEALNHIGHAKTNMIVILNDNEMSIAPNVGALHNVLGRLRTAKEYSKAKEELESLINKIPVLGGKLASTAERVKDSLKYLVVSGVFFEELGFKYLGPIDGHDFDALEMTLSYAKKVKGPVLVHVITKKGKGYKPAEDDTIGNWHGTGPYKIENGAFVKSETKGPAWSSLIAETVRKIAHEDKRIVTITPAMPVGSKLQGIQKDFPKRFFDVGIAEQHAATMAAGLATQKMKPFLAIYSTFLQRAYDQVLHDIARPNLNVFIGIDRAGLVGADGETHQGVFDIAFLRHIPNMTIMMPKDENEGQHMVKTAIDYDGGPIALRYPRGNGIGVPLDDELITLPIGSWEVLREGKDATILTFGTTIPMAMEAADLLAQQGIDIEVVNARFIKPMDEDMLHRILSSKKPILTIEEAVLQGGFGSGVLEFAHDHGYINAIIDRMGIPDQFIEHGNVDQLLAEIHMTTEDTVARMQVLLQQKQQVGLNK encoded by the coding sequence GTGGATTTAAATAAAATAACTAGTCCATCCTTTTTAAAAAACTTAGACAAGAAGGACCTTGAGCATCTTGCACAAGAAATTCGTACCTTCTTAATTGAAAAGTGTTCTGTCACAGGTGGTCATATTGGACCGAACCTAGGTGTTGTGGAGCTAACAATCATGCTTCATAAAATGTTTGACAGTCCAAAGGATAAGTTTTTATGGGATGTTGGCCACCAAGCTTACGTGCATAAAATTTTGACAGGTCGTGCGAGTCAATTTGACACACTGCGTCAGTTCAAGGGGCTTTGTGGTTTTCCAAAGCTTGTAGAGAGTGAACATGATGAGTGGGAAACTGGTCACAGCTCGACATCTTTGTCAGCAGCTATGGGTATGGCTGCAGCACGTGATATTAAAAATGAAAAGAATTTCGTTGTACCTATTATTGGTGATGGTGCTTTAACAGGCGGTATGGCACTAGAGGCATTAAATCATATTGGCCATGCAAAAACTAATATGATTGTTATTTTAAACGATAATGAAATGTCCATTGCCCCAAACGTCGGCGCTTTACACAATGTACTTGGACGTTTACGTACAGCGAAGGAATATTCAAAGGCGAAAGAAGAGCTTGAATCTCTTATCAACAAAATCCCTGTATTAGGCGGCAAGCTTGCTTCAACAGCTGAGCGCGTAAAGGATAGCTTAAAGTATTTAGTGGTGTCAGGTGTATTCTTTGAGGAGCTAGGCTTTAAATATCTGGGACCTATCGATGGACATGATTTCGATGCACTTGAGATGACATTATCTTATGCTAAAAAAGTAAAAGGGCCAGTACTTGTTCATGTTATTACGAAAAAAGGAAAAGGCTATAAACCTGCTGAAGACGATACAATTGGCAATTGGCATGGGACAGGTCCGTATAAAATTGAAAACGGTGCCTTTGTGAAGTCAGAGACGAAAGGTCCAGCTTGGAGCAGTTTAATTGCTGAGACTGTTCGTAAAATTGCACATGAGGATAAACGAATAGTTACCATCACACCTGCTATGCCTGTTGGTTCTAAACTGCAAGGAATTCAGAAGGATTTTCCAAAGCGATTCTTTGATGTAGGAATTGCTGAACAGCATGCAGCAACAATGGCGGCAGGTTTAGCAACACAGAAAATGAAACCATTTTTAGCGATTTACTCGACGTTCCTACAACGTGCCTATGATCAAGTACTGCATGATATTGCACGCCCTAATCTAAATGTCTTTATAGGGATTGACCGTGCTGGTTTAGTTGGTGCAGATGGTGAAACACATCAAGGTGTATTTGATATCGCCTTCCTTCGCCATATACCGAATATGACAATTATGATGCCAAAGGATGAAAATGAAGGACAACATATGGTTAAAACTGCCATAGATTATGATGGTGGCCCAATTGCCCTGCGTTATCCTCGAGGAAATGGGATTGGCGTTCCATTGGATGATGAGCTTATAACTTTACCTATAGGAAGCTGGGAAGTGTTGCGTGAGGGAAAAGATGCAACAATTTTAACATTTGGTACAACGATTCCAATGGCAATGGAGGCGGCTGACTTGCTAGCTCAGCAGGGAATTGATATAGAAGTGGTAAATGCCCGCTTTATTAAACCGATGGATGAGGATATGTTGCATCGTATTTTATCAAGTAAGAAGCCTATTTTGACGATTGAAGAAGCGGTATTACAAGGTGGCTTTGGCAGTGGCGTGCTTGAATTTGCTCATGACCATGGTTATATAAATGCAATAATTGATCGTATGGGAATCCCTGACCAATTTATTGAGCATGGCAATGTAGATCAGCTACTTGCTGAGATTCACATGACAACTGAGGATACAGTGGCACGTATGCAAGTGTTACTTCAACAAAAACAGCAAGTAGGTTTGAATAAATAA
- a CDS encoding TlyA family rRNA (cytidine-2'-O)-methyltransferase, with product MTKQPKERVDILLVERGLCETREKAKRSIMAGLVFSNEIRIDKAGEKIAIDAPLQVKGSDLKYVSRGGLKLEKALQIFDMSVEGKLMLDIGSSTGGFTDCALQNGARHCYALDVGSNQLAWKIRSDERVTVMEKTNFRYTTAADLTEGLPEFATIDVSFISLALILPVLKTLLMPGGDVMALVKPQFEAGKDKVGKKGIVRDKKVHLEVLEKTAAIASEVGFVVKDASFSPITGGEGNIEFLFHLVNPVADEQIPAYTSFDTLVEEAHNSLK from the coding sequence ATGACAAAACAACCGAAAGAACGTGTAGATATTTTACTTGTAGAGCGTGGGCTATGTGAAACCCGTGAAAAAGCAAAGCGTTCCATAATGGCAGGCCTAGTGTTTTCAAATGAAATCCGTATTGATAAGGCTGGGGAAAAAATAGCTATTGATGCCCCATTACAAGTAAAAGGCTCTGATTTAAAATATGTTAGCCGTGGTGGCTTGAAACTAGAAAAGGCACTACAAATATTTGATATGTCTGTTGAGGGGAAGCTAATGCTTGACATTGGCTCCTCTACTGGAGGATTTACAGACTGCGCATTACAAAATGGTGCAAGGCATTGCTACGCATTAGATGTGGGTTCCAACCAGCTGGCCTGGAAGATTCGCTCTGATGAACGTGTCACAGTGATGGAAAAAACAAATTTCCGTTATACGACAGCAGCAGATTTAACAGAGGGCTTGCCAGAATTTGCAACCATTGATGTCAGCTTTATTTCATTAGCGCTAATTCTACCTGTTTTAAAAACCTTGTTGATGCCAGGAGGCGATGTGATGGCGCTCGTGAAGCCTCAGTTTGAAGCTGGGAAAGATAAGGTTGGTAAAAAGGGCATCGTTCGAGATAAAAAAGTTCATTTAGAGGTATTAGAAAAGACAGCAGCCATAGCGTCAGAGGTCGGCTTTGTCGTTAAGGATGCTTCGTTTTCTCCCATTACAGGAGGCGAAGGAAATATTGAATTTTTATTCCATTTAGTGAATCCTGTAGCGGATGAACAAATTCCTGCTTATACATCTTTTGATACACTCGTAGAAGAAGCGCATAACTCCCTAAAATAA
- a CDS encoding arginine repressor (regulates arginine biosynthesis when complexed with arginine by binding at site that overlap the promotors of the arginine biosynthesis genes) produces the protein MNKGQRHIRIRDIIANHEIETQDDLVDFLKDAGYNVTQATVSRDIKELHLVKVPLQDGRYKYSLPADQRFNPMQKLHRALADAFVSIDGASHFLVMKALPGNANAIASLLDHLDWPEILGTISGDDTILIICRDENERENTKNRLLEML, from the coding sequence ATGAATAAAGGACAAAGACATATACGGATTCGAGATATTATTGCCAATCATGAAATAGAAACACAAGATGATTTAGTCGATTTTTTAAAGGATGCAGGCTATAATGTGACGCAAGCAACGGTATCACGTGATATAAAGGAACTCCATCTTGTTAAAGTTCCATTACAGGATGGTCGCTATAAATATAGCTTGCCCGCTGACCAACGTTTCAATCCTATGCAAAAATTGCATCGTGCATTGGCTGATGCATTTGTCAGCATTGATGGCGCATCGCATTTTTTAGTTATGAAGGCTCTTCCTGGTAATGCAAATGCTATTGCATCGCTGCTTGATCATTTAGATTGGCCAGAAATTTTAGGTACGATTTCTGGTGATGATACGATCTTAATTATTTGTCGTGATGAAAATGAGCGTGAAAATACAAAAAATCGCTTATTAGAAATGCTATAA